A section of the Hippea sp. KM1 genome encodes:
- a CDS encoding MotE family protein: MLRSLLAGFLIISILLFSSASYGKDTQQLSSIVEKINELKSLQQLIDKKIAKLEKLKAQLDKQEKEIEQKKKEIEQYAKNTKKEADEYAKKKKKEADDYFANIKKQVEDYLSKKQKELEGLQKQIADEKIKKLAQIYSAAKPQAAAEELSQMNEDVAAQILVFMRPRQAGAIISKMQPKKAATIFQKYLLKKDSLKVNKQ, encoded by the coding sequence ATGTTAAGGTCGCTGTTAGCAGGATTTCTAATAATTAGCATACTGCTTTTTTCTTCTGCTTCCTATGGAAAGGATACCCAGCAGCTAAGCAGCATAGTTGAAAAGATCAATGAGCTAAAGAGCTTACAGCAGCTTATTGATAAGAAGATAGCAAAGCTTGAAAAGCTAAAGGCTCAACTGGATAAACAGGAAAAGGAGATAGAACAGAAGAAGAAGGAGATAGAGCAGTATGCCAAGAACACGAAGAAGGAAGCTGACGAATATGCCAAGAAGAAGAAAAAAGAGGCCGATGACTATTTTGCAAACATAAAAAAGCAGGTTGAGGATTATCTTAGCAAGAAGCAGAAGGAGCTTGAGGGTTTGCAGAAACAGATTGCGGATGAGAAGATAAAGAAGCTTGCTCAGATATACTCGGCTGCCAAACCCCAGGCGGCCGCAGAGGAGCTCTCCCAAATGAATGAGGATGTGGCCGCACAGATCTTGGTGTTTATGCGGCCACGACAGGCGGGTGCGATAATCTCAAAGATGCAGCCCAAGAAGGCTGCAACCATCTTTCAGAAATACCTTCTTAAGAAGGACAGCTTAAAGGTTAATAAGCAATAA
- the fliG gene encoding flagellar motor switch protein FliG, protein MAKTAADINSIDDLTPHQKAAILTIVLGDNLSAKVLSYLPKSDIEAISKEIAFMKMVDPKIMRQVVDEFYKMLKAKEFMSVGGLEYAKEILVKTLGPEEAQRIIDKLIKMMESSYGFDYLENIDPKQLVKFIQNEHPQTIAIILAHLDQSTAAEVLSLLPKELQADVTLRMASLENVSPTVIKHVSEILESKLENVSGSNIELGGVRKVSEIINRMGRVESKALIDAIAEHNPDLASQIRDMMFVFEDIIKLSDQDIQELLKHVDKKDLVMALKGASDELKDKFFKNMSSRAAETLKEELEFLGAVKVKDVERAQKVIVDVVRKLDEEGVISIGGGGEEVLA, encoded by the coding sequence ATGGCTAAAACAGCTGCAGATATCAATAGTATAGATGATTTAACCCCGCATCAGAAGGCTGCTATCCTTACCATTGTATTGGGGGATAATCTATCTGCAAAGGTGCTTTCTTACCTGCCTAAATCGGACATCGAGGCCATATCGAAAGAGATTGCCTTTATGAAGATGGTTGATCCAAAGATAATGAGGCAGGTGGTTGATGAGTTTTACAAGATGCTCAAGGCCAAGGAGTTTATGAGTGTGGGCGGCCTTGAGTATGCAAAGGAGATCCTGGTTAAGACATTGGGGCCTGAGGAGGCTCAACGCATCATAGATAAGCTTATAAAGATGATGGAGTCGAGTTATGGGTTTGATTACCTTGAGAACATAGACCCAAAGCAGCTTGTTAAGTTTATACAGAATGAGCATCCCCAGACGATAGCCATAATCCTGGCCCATTTAGACCAATCAACGGCGGCAGAGGTGTTATCCCTTCTGCCCAAGGAGCTTCAGGCCGATGTGACTTTGAGGATGGCATCGCTTGAGAATGTATCGCCTACGGTTATTAAGCATGTTTCTGAAATACTGGAAAGTAAGCTTGAGAATGTTAGTGGTTCCAATATTGAGCTTGGCGGCGTCAGGAAGGTTTCAGAGATTATCAACCGCATGGGCAGGGTGGAGTCCAAGGCCTTGATAGATGCTATAGCCGAACACAATCCGGATCTTGCAAGCCAGATCAGGGATATGATGTTCGTATTTGAGGATATTATTAAGCTCAGCGATCAGGATATCCAGGAGCTGCTTAAGCATGTGGATAAGAAGGATCTTGTTATGGCGCTTAAGGGTGCATCCGATGAGCTTAAGGATAAATTCTTCAAGAATATGTCTTCAAGGGCGGCAGAGACACTCAAAGAGGAGCTTGAGTTCCTGGGCGCTGTTAAGGTTAAGGATGTTGAGAGGGCGCAGAAGGTCATCGTGGATGTGGTTCGCAAGTTAGACGAAGAGGGCGTTATCTCCATTGGTGGCGGTGGAGAGGAGGTATTGGCCTAA
- the fliF gene encoding flagellar basal-body MS-ring/collar protein FliF: MDFKLFIEQVKKFYSAMNRQQRIVLFSSVGVLLAGIIFILVASSKVAYAPLFTNLNAKDASDIVTYLNQHGVKYKLVNGGTAIEVPKDMVYSLRLDLVAAGLPKHGVVGFEIFDKQNFGTTNFVENINYIRALEGELTRTIENINEVKSAKVNIAIPKPTIFTERQQPPTASIVLDLYRPLTKQQIVAIQKLVASSVPGLSYKDVTIVDSDGNLLSINATDEQLLTANELKYKQFIEEQYKNRIKSMLAPILGKDKFVVSVDVDLDLSKIKKRSIVYDPNSVVVSEQNEESTSTTPVSGGVPGVISNIDNKTPQSGGVAKNSKSKTITNYDVGKTETITEGPLVKIKRVSAAVVVDGIYEPVKNKKGKVVSYKFKPLPADTIGAIQQAVMSAIGYDKNRGDRVTVTCMKFALSGEKHMGGVSIGGGNMVINVAAYYKYIIIAVLLALFYFLFLRKFIKNVMTVSTVEAKKEEASAQQQEGGAEAAEASEELKEEEIKGKTIKEIEEEIASKLEEEEVVDEEKIRASMMEDKIREAAEENPEEVANLIKTLLNVKPKQ; the protein is encoded by the coding sequence TTATTGAGCAGGTTAAGAAGTTTTACTCTGCAATGAACCGCCAGCAGAGGATAGTGCTCTTCAGCTCTGTTGGCGTTTTGCTTGCCGGTATTATCTTTATACTTGTTGCATCCTCTAAGGTTGCATACGCCCCACTTTTTACAAATCTCAATGCAAAGGATGCCTCCGATATAGTCACATACCTTAACCAGCACGGTGTGAAATATAAACTTGTTAACGGTGGCACGGCTATAGAGGTGCCGAAGGATATGGTATACAGTCTGAGATTGGATCTTGTGGCTGCGGGATTGCCAAAGCACGGTGTTGTGGGTTTTGAGATATTTGATAAGCAGAATTTTGGGACCACCAACTTTGTTGAAAACATAAATTACATAAGGGCGTTGGAGGGCGAGCTAACAAGAACCATCGAGAATATAAACGAGGTTAAATCCGCAAAGGTCAATATAGCCATACCGAAACCCACCATATTTACAGAAAGGCAACAGCCGCCAACGGCAAGCATCGTTTTAGATCTTTACAGGCCGCTTACAAAGCAGCAGATTGTTGCTATTCAGAAGTTGGTTGCTTCCTCTGTGCCGGGATTGTCATACAAAGATGTTACGATTGTCGATAGCGACGGTAATCTGCTTTCTATTAATGCCACCGATGAGCAGTTGTTGACGGCCAATGAGCTTAAATACAAGCAGTTTATAGAGGAGCAGTATAAAAACAGGATAAAGAGCATGCTGGCCCCCATTTTGGGTAAGGATAAGTTTGTTGTTAGCGTCGATGTCGATCTGGATCTTAGCAAGATAAAGAAGAGGTCGATTGTCTATGACCCCAATAGCGTGGTGGTTAGTGAGCAGAATGAGGAATCCACCTCAACCACACCTGTTAGCGGTGGTGTTCCTGGGGTTATCTCTAACATAGACAACAAGACCCCACAGAGTGGCGGTGTGGCCAAGAATTCAAAATCAAAAACCATTACAAATTACGATGTGGGCAAAACAGAAACCATAACCGAGGGGCCGCTGGTTAAGATAAAGAGGGTGTCCGCTGCAGTGGTTGTTGATGGGATATACGAGCCTGTGAAGAATAAGAAGGGTAAGGTTGTTTCGTATAAATTCAAGCCGTTGCCTGCCGATACTATAGGCGCCATACAGCAGGCTGTTATGAGCGCTATAGGATACGATAAGAACAGGGGTGATAGGGTTACGGTTACTTGTATGAAATTTGCTTTGTCGGGAGAGAAACATATGGGTGGTGTTTCTATTGGCGGTGGCAATATGGTTATCAATGTTGCCGCTTATTATAAGTATATCATTATTGCCGTATTGCTCGCCCTGTTTTACTTCCTCTTCCTGCGCAAGTTTATTAAGAATGTGATGACCGTATCGACCGTTGAGGCCAAAAAGGAGGAGGCCTCAGCACAACAACAGGAGGGCGGAGCTGAGGCTGCTGAGGCCTCTGAGGAGCTAAAAGAGGAGGAGATTAAGGGTAAGACGATTAAGGAGATAGAGGAAGAGATAGCCTCGAAGCTTGAGGAGGAAGAGGTTGTTGATGAGGAGAAGATCAGGGCAAGCATGATGGAGGATAAGATAAGGGAGGCAGCAGAGGAGAATCCGGAGGAGGTGGCAAACCTGATAAAGACCCTTCTAAATGTAAAACCCAAACAGTAA
- a CDS encoding FliH/SctL family protein → MPLQIEEYVFEDFDSENDKCEIEEQKDNNDKQEDKTKEERQQDEQAQKDNQNNFVLDKEAIKKELEAIIETTKQEALKQAQLIKEQAKKEGFELGYKEGYQKGLEDAKGVFDKTIADYTSKMQQAIEKLIKTAEEISKKYEELENVATDMVLNIAKKVIAKELDSDRDVIKNMVREALGLAETKKLKVKLNPEDAQFVKGVNLDESKTVEVVEDDSLPKGSLIIEEENGNVIDASVDTKLKQIKNSMVNE, encoded by the coding sequence ATGCCTTTGCAAATAGAGGAGTATGTATTTGAGGATTTCGATTCTGAAAACGATAAGTGCGAGATAGAAGAGCAGAAGGACAACAACGATAAACAAGAGGATAAGACAAAAGAAGAAAGGCAACAGGATGAACAAGCCCAAAAGGATAACCAGAACAACTTTGTGCTGGATAAGGAGGCCATAAAGAAGGAGCTTGAGGCTATCATAGAGACCACCAAGCAGGAGGCCTTAAAACAGGCCCAACTCATAAAGGAGCAGGCCAAGAAGGAAGGGTTTGAGTTAGGCTATAAAGAGGGTTATCAGAAAGGGCTTGAGGATGCAAAGGGCGTATTTGATAAAACCATAGCCGATTACACATCGAAGATGCAGCAGGCCATAGAAAAACTCATAAAGACGGCCGAGGAGATATCCAAAAAATACGAGGAATTGGAGAATGTGGCCACCGATATGGTTTTGAATATAGCAAAGAAGGTTATAGCCAAGGAGCTTGACTCAGATAGGGATGTGATTAAAAACATGGTTAGGGAGGCTTTGGGGTTAGCAGAGACAAAAAAACTAAAGGTTAAGCTTAATCCTGAGGATGCCCAGTTTGTCAAAGGGGTCAATCTGGATGAGAGCAAAACCGTTGAGGTTGTTGAGGATGACAGCTTACCCAAGGGCTCATTGATTATAGAGGAAGAAAACGGCAATGTTATAGATGCCAGTGTTGATACAAAACTTAAGCAAATAAAAAACTCGATGGTAAATGAGTAA
- the fliI gene encoding flagellar protein export ATPase FliI — translation MSNILKLKKAIDSSNLIVTYGRIKKVAGITIKSTGPKNVKIGDVCKIETDEGWIDSEVVGFDEDGVVLMPLGVLDGIKSHSLVKSEGRGLSVPVSDGLLGRVVNALGRPIDSKGPIRVDEYYPVYPKPVPPLERKIIDQPLSVGVKAIDGLLSLGKGQRVGIFAGSGVGKSTLLGMIARNSSADVNVIALIGERGREVREFIERDLKEEGLKKSVVVVATSDEAPLLRREGAFVATSIAEFFKDKGADVMLMMDSVTRFAMAQREIGLAVGEPPTTKGYTPSVFTLLPRLMERAGNFNTGSITAIYTVLVDGDDLMEPIADASRSILDGHIVLSRKIAERGRYPAIDVLKSISRLMNSIASQQHKELALRIRRVLSVYADAEDLINIGAYVKGSNKDIDEAIKYIDRIEGFLAQGVDESYSFEDTLNLMRRIFD, via the coding sequence ATGAGTAATATACTGAAGCTAAAGAAGGCGATAGACAGTTCCAATCTAATAGTCACATACGGCAGGATAAAAAAGGTTGCAGGCATTACAATAAAATCAACAGGGCCTAAGAATGTGAAGATAGGCGATGTGTGCAAGATAGAAACGGATGAGGGCTGGATCGACTCAGAGGTTGTGGGTTTTGATGAGGACGGCGTTGTATTGATGCCGCTTGGCGTTCTTGATGGTATAAAATCGCACAGCCTGGTTAAGTCAGAAGGAAGGGGTTTGAGTGTCCCTGTGAGTGATGGGCTATTGGGCAGGGTTGTCAACGCCTTGGGCAGGCCTATTGATTCCAAAGGACCCATTCGGGTTGATGAGTATTATCCTGTTTATCCCAAACCCGTGCCTCCGCTTGAAAGAAAGATTATAGATCAGCCTCTATCTGTGGGTGTAAAGGCCATTGATGGGCTTCTTAGTCTGGGAAAGGGTCAGAGGGTTGGTATATTCGCAGGCAGTGGTGTGGGTAAAAGCACGCTGCTTGGTATGATAGCAAGGAATAGCTCTGCCGATGTGAATGTTATTGCCTTAATTGGTGAGCGTGGCAGAGAGGTGCGTGAGTTTATAGAGAGGGATTTGAAGGAGGAGGGGCTTAAAAAGAGCGTGGTTGTGGTGGCAACAAGCGATGAGGCTCCGCTTCTAAGGAGGGAGGGTGCATTTGTGGCCACATCCATTGCGGAGTTTTTTAAGGATAAGGGCGCCGATGTTATGCTTATGATGGATTCGGTGACCAGATTTGCCATGGCGCAGAGAGAGATTGGGCTGGCCGTTGGCGAGCCACCCACCACAAAGGGTTATACGCCCAGTGTATTTACGCTTCTGCCCCGTCTTATGGAAAGGGCCGGTAATTTCAATACGGGATCTATCACAGCCATCTATACGGTATTGGTCGATGGTGATGACCTTATGGAGCCTATAGCCGATGCGTCACGTTCGATACTCGATGGCCATATTGTTCTATCCAGGAAGATAGCAGAAAGGGGAAGGTATCCGGCTATAGATGTCCTAAAGAGTATATCCAGACTGATGAACTCCATAGCCTCACAACAGCATAAGGAGTTGGCATTGAGAATAAGAAGGGTTCTATCCGTATACGCCGATGCAGAGGATTTAATCAATATCGGTGCTTATGTGAAGGGGAGCAATAAGGATATAGACGAGGCTATAAAGTATATAGACAGGATTGAGGGGTTTTTGGCTCAAGGGGTTGATGAGAGTTATTCCTTTGAGGATACCTTGAACCTGATGAGAAGGATATTTGATTGA
- a CDS encoding flagellar FliJ family protein: protein MFAFKFEKLLKIKSRLLDEKRVQIALIEKEINSKKEKLSRLLLENEGRKKRLFEVLEADEIDRNMVMFLNENIEKTLNAIDLTRQQIEALEKMKQEYVKEAENLLKEKKKLEKLKEKAREEYRVSSLREEVKFLDEVANVKVAVSRISNN, encoded by the coding sequence ATGTTTGCGTTTAAGTTTGAGAAGCTTCTGAAGATCAAAAGCAGATTGTTGGATGAAAAGAGGGTTCAGATAGCACTTATTGAGAAAGAGATAAACTCAAAGAAAGAGAAGCTATCAAGGCTTCTTCTTGAAAACGAAGGCAGAAAGAAGAGGCTATTTGAGGTATTGGAGGCTGATGAGATAGACAGGAATATGGTTATGTTTTTAAACGAAAATATAGAAAAAACGCTTAATGCCATTGATTTAACAAGGCAGCAGATAGAGGCATTGGAAAAAATGAAACAGGAGTATGTTAAGGAGGCTGAGAATCTGCTTAAGGAGAAGAAGAAGCTTGAGAAGCTAAAGGAGAAGGCCAGGGAGGAATACAGGGTATCAAGCCTTAGGGAAGAGGTTAAGTTTTTAGATGAGGTTGCCAATGTTAAGGTCGCTGTTAGCAGGATTTCTAATAATTAG